Within the Microbacterium sp. CGR2 genome, the region AACGTTGCCATCGAGATGACGCATGATCAGATGCCTCCGAATCGCTCGGTGCGGATGCTGTCGGCCCGATGCCCGAGCTCCAGGAGCGCCCGCGTGACGGTCTCGACGAAGCCGGTGGACCCGCAGATGTAGATCAGCGGCGAAAGCTCAGGTGCGATCGTGTCGCGCTCGAGATCCGTCCGCATCAGTCTGCCCGGCGGACGTTTCTCTGCCGGCGACGCCGTCCGGGTGTAATGCCAGACGGTCCGCATCGCTCCCGACGACTCCGACAGCTCATCAGCGAAGAACGCATCCTCCGGTGTTCGCAGCGAGTAGAGCAGCTGCATCGGCACCGTGCTTCCCGACTCCGCATGCGCACGCATCATCGCCACGAGCGGCACCACTCCCGAGCCGCCGGCGATGAGCTGCACGGGCGGGGTCTGTTCCGGTCGCCAGACGAACCATCCACCGACCGGGCCCCTGATCTCGACGGCGTCACCGATCTCGATCTCATCGACCAGGAAGGGAGACACCTCGCCATCCGGAAGACGATCGACCGCGAGCTCGATCTCGTCACCCGCACCGACGCTCGCGACCGAATACGAACGCACCGCCTGATAGCCGTCGGGCGCGCTGAGTCGGACGTCGACATGCTGCCCGGCCGCGTTCCCCGGCCAGCCGGGCACGGCGAAGGTCAGGCTCCGTGCAGAGGATGTGAGAGCACGCGCTCGCACGAGACGCCCGGTGAACCAGCTGTTGCTCGTGCTGATCACGCGTATCGCTCTTCCCGCCAGGGGTCGCCGTGAGCGTTGTAGCCGTTCTCTTCCCAGAAGCCGAGGTTG harbors:
- a CDS encoding FAD-binding oxidoreductase — its product is MISTSNSWFTGRLVRARALTSSARSLTFAVPGWPGNAAGQHVDVRLSAPDGYQAVRSYSVASVGAGDEIELAVDRLPDGEVSPFLVDEIEIGDAVEIRGPVGGWFVWRPEQTPPVQLIAGGSGVVPLVAMMRAHAESGSTVPMQLLYSLRTPEDAFFADELSESSGAMRTVWHYTRTASPAEKRPPGRLMRTDLERDTIAPELSPLIYICGSTGFVETVTRALLELGHRADSIRTERFGGI